One region of Triticum aestivum cultivar Chinese Spring chromosome 6B, IWGSC CS RefSeq v2.1, whole genome shotgun sequence genomic DNA includes:
- the LOC123138022 gene encoding uncharacterized protein encodes MDSVPLTAEAIAFTEKKMDMTLEDIIKMSKKKIPAGKKAPRQQVKKRPFQNGNSNQGKAKVQRFHESRSSIRQGVLAQRRSNLDANQFQITKQAANKAATMPVRGRADRWNKPSGPSTSAQRRPVSEALQNSKGKEMQNEPPRTMDALFAQMKQQRMRIMPPQQSNATTHGHQFNQQRRGQQQRRGRGGYGVRGGGGNQ; translated from the exons ATGGATTCAGTGCCACTCACTGCTGAAGCTATTGCCTTTACCGAGAAAAAGATGGACATGACTCTGG AGGATATTATTAAGATGTCAAAGAAAAAAATTCCTGCAGGCAAGAAAGCCCCTAGACAGCAG GTAAAAAAGCGTCCTTTTCAGAATGGTAATAGTAATCAAGGGAAGGCAAAGGTTCAGCGATTTCATGAGTCTAGGTCATCTATACGACAA GGTGTTCTGGCACAAAGGAGGTCAAATCTTGATGCAAATCAGTTCCAAATCACAAAGCAGGCTGCAAACAAGGCTGCTACCATGCCTGTGCGTGGTAGGGCTGACAGATGGAACAAACCAAG TGGCCCGTCTACCTCAGCACAGAGGAGGCCCGTAAGCGAGGCTCTTCAGAACAGCAAG GGTAAGGAGATGCAGAATGAGCCTCCAAGGACAATGGATGCGCTCTTTGCACAGATGAAGCAGCAGCGGATGAGGATCATGCCACCGCAGCAATCAAATGCTACTACCCATGGCCATCAGTTTAACCAGCAGCGGCGTGGTCAGCAGCAGCGGCGAGGCAGAGGGGGATACGGTGTCCGCGGTGGTGGTGGTAACCAATGA